In Mycolicibacterium phocaicum, one DNA window encodes the following:
- a CDS encoding PDR/VanB family oxidoreductase, translating to MNELLDQPTSVDDPTPALRAMGQLARGYSRLFTESRIADRLSPPRPVRRAGYDARLEVVAAERVADDVVSLTLSRADRSPLPRWTPGAHIDVFTPTGRQRHYSLIGDQFDPLHYRIAVRRIPDGAGSAELHRVRVGDTLRIRGPRNAFSLAPADEYVFIAGGIGITPILPMVRAAASGPAPWRLVYTGRSRASMPFIDELTALGPDRVLIRPDDQYGAPDLAELCTTASSRAAFYVCGPPAMIERAREVATAATAPGRPAEFHSERFTAAPIVDGRAFTVQLTESGLAVDVAADESALAAIRRVKPDVQYSCQQGFCGACRVRLVDGVVEHRDRVLTPDQHADSMMICVSRAQGDSISVAL from the coding sequence ATGAACGAGCTCCTCGACCAACCCACATCTGTCGATGACCCGACGCCCGCGCTCAGGGCCATGGGGCAGTTGGCCCGCGGCTATTCGCGGTTGTTCACCGAGAGCCGCATCGCAGACCGCTTGTCGCCGCCCCGCCCGGTACGCCGGGCCGGATACGACGCGCGGCTCGAAGTCGTTGCGGCGGAACGCGTAGCCGACGACGTCGTCAGCCTCACCTTGAGCCGGGCCGACCGTTCACCGCTCCCCCGCTGGACGCCGGGCGCGCACATCGATGTGTTCACCCCGACCGGCCGGCAACGGCACTACTCGCTGATCGGTGACCAATTCGATCCCCTCCACTATCGAATCGCCGTGCGGCGCATCCCCGACGGCGCGGGTTCGGCCGAGCTGCACCGCGTCCGGGTCGGCGACACGCTGCGCATCCGGGGACCCCGCAACGCGTTCAGCCTGGCCCCCGCCGATGAGTACGTGTTCATCGCCGGCGGGATCGGCATCACGCCGATCCTGCCGATGGTGCGTGCGGCGGCATCCGGCCCCGCCCCCTGGCGCCTGGTGTACACCGGGCGTTCGCGCGCATCGATGCCCTTCATCGACGAGCTCACCGCCCTCGGGCCCGACCGGGTGCTCATCCGGCCCGACGACCAGTACGGCGCACCGGATCTGGCCGAATTGTGTACGACCGCTTCATCCCGCGCGGCGTTCTATGTGTGTGGCCCTCCCGCGATGATCGAACGGGCTCGCGAGGTCGCCACCGCCGCGACCGCGCCGGGCCGTCCCGCAGAGTTCCACAGCGAACGTTTCACCGCCGCACCGATCGTCGACGGCAGAGCATTCACCGTGCAGCTCACCGAATCGGGGCTCGCTGTCGACGTCGCCGCCGACGAGTCGGCCCTCGCTGCGATCCGCCGTGTCAAACCCGACGTGCAGTACTCGTGTCAGCAAGGTTTCTGCGGGGCTTGCCGCGTGCGACTGGTGGACGGGGTCGTCGAGCACCGAGATCGGGTGCTGACCCCCGACCAGCATGCCGACTCGATGATGATCTGCGTTTCCCGCGCCCAGGGTGACTCGATCTCCGTCGCGCTCTAG
- a CDS encoding metal-dependent hydrolase, with protein sequence MASKKPGRVVREYNDEALAINARHVHFDWSGVPLEYIPGEAYATHFWNVMHLVLPEGERAMADVFGQALPYIDDERLKEEVIGFVGQEATHAASHEGFRNYLRAHGVDVGVVLRRIDFAVEKIFGDHGITGPARKAWLSERLGVYAAAEHFTAVIGEWLLDNEAFDRAGIDPTMLDLLRWHGAEELEHRNVAFDAYQYVDGGYARRARTALIACSGLALLWFSTASHLYRNDATVQRRRPWPFEYIRAAHHGLVPGVSFLFSQMYFYLRPGFHPSTMGDISKAVRYLAVSPAAQAAHV encoded by the coding sequence ATGGCGAGCAAGAAACCGGGACGAGTGGTGCGCGAGTACAACGACGAGGCACTGGCGATCAACGCCCGCCACGTCCACTTCGATTGGTCCGGCGTCCCGTTGGAGTACATCCCGGGCGAGGCCTATGCCACGCATTTCTGGAACGTGATGCACCTGGTCCTGCCTGAAGGCGAGCGGGCCATGGCCGACGTCTTCGGCCAGGCCCTGCCATACATCGACGACGAGCGCCTCAAAGAGGAAGTCATCGGATTCGTCGGACAGGAGGCGACGCACGCGGCCTCGCACGAGGGCTTCCGCAACTACCTGCGCGCACACGGTGTCGACGTCGGTGTGGTCCTGCGCCGCATCGACTTCGCGGTAGAGAAGATTTTCGGTGACCACGGGATCACCGGCCCCGCACGCAAGGCGTGGCTGAGCGAGCGCCTCGGGGTCTACGCGGCGGCAGAGCATTTCACCGCCGTCATCGGCGAATGGCTGTTGGACAACGAGGCCTTCGATCGCGCCGGCATCGACCCGACGATGCTGGACCTGCTGCGCTGGCACGGCGCCGAGGAACTCGAGCATCGCAATGTCGCGTTCGATGCCTACCAGTACGTCGACGGCGGCTACGCCCGCCGCGCGCGCACGGCCCTCATCGCATGTTCGGGCCTTGCACTGCTTTGGTTTTCGACGGCATCGCATCTGTACCGCAACGACGCGACGGTGCAGCGTCGTCGTCCGTGGCCCTTCGAGTACATCCGCGCCGCCCATCATGGATTGGTGCCGGGAGTGTCCTTCCTGTTCTCGCAGATGTACTTCTATCTACGACCGGGTTTTCACCCGTCGACGATGGGCGACATCAGCAAGGCAGTGCGGTACCTGGCGGTATCACCCGCGGCGCAGGCGGCGCACGTATGA